A part of Prionailurus viverrinus isolate Anna chromosome E1, UM_Priviv_1.0, whole genome shotgun sequence genomic DNA contains:
- the SLC16A11 gene encoding monocarboxylate transporter 11 produces the protein MTPKPAGPPDGGWGWVVAAAAFAVNGLSYGLLRSLGLALPDLAEHFDRSTQDTAWVSALALAVQQAASPVGSALSTRWGARPVVMVGGVLTSLGFVFSAFARSLLHLYLGLGVLAGSGWALVFAPALGTLSRYFSRRRVLAVGLALTGNGASSLLLAPTLQLLLDTFGWRGALLVLGAITLHLAPCGALLRPLVLPGDPPAPPRGPLAALGLGLFARRAFSVFALGTALVGGGYFVPYVHLAPHALDRGLGGYGAALVVAVAAVGDAGARLISGWLADQGWVPLSRLLLVFGALTGLGVLAVGLVPLAGSQEGCRGGLLAAAGAYGLSAGSYAPLVFGVLPGLVGVGDVVQATGLVMMLMSLGGLLGPPLSGFLRDETGDFTASFLACGSFILSGSFIYMGLPGALPSCPPASPSRQATPPPERGELLPVLPVALLSSGGPRSTLDTTC, from the exons ATGACCCCCAAGCCTGCCGGACCCCCGGacgggggctggggctgggtggtGGCCGCCGCAGCCTTCGCGGTGAATGGGCTCTCCTACGGGCTGTTACGCTCGCTGGGCCTCGCCCTCCCTGACCTCGCGGAGCACTTTGACCGAAGCACTCAGGACACTGCGTGGGTCAGCGCCCTGGCCCTGGCGGTGCAGCAGGCAGCCA GCCCAGTGGGCAGCGCCCTGAGCACCCGCTGGGGGGCGCGCCCCGTGGTGATGGTTGGGGGCGTCCTCACCTCGCTGGGCTTCGTCTTCTCCGCTTTCGCCCGCAGTCTGCTGCACCTCTACCTTGGCCTGGGCGTCCTTGCtg GCTCCGGCTGGGCCCTGGTGTTCGCCCCTGCCCTGGGAACCCTGTCCCGTTACTTCTCCCGCCGTCGAGTCTTGGCCGTGGGGTTGGCGCTCACGGGCAACGGGGCCTCCTCGCTGCTCCTGGCGCCCACCCTGCAGCTCCTCCTTGACACCTTCGGCTGGCGGGGCGCCCTGCTCGTCCTCGGCGCCATCACCCTCCACCTCGCCCCCTGTGGCGCCCTGCTGCGACCCCTGGTGCTCCCTGGCGACCCCCCCGCGCCACCCCGCGGGCCCTTAGCTGCCCTCGGCCTGGGTCTCTTCGCGCGCCGGGCCTTCTCAGTTTTTGCTCTGGGCACAGCCCTGGTTGGGGGCGGCTACTTCGTCCCCTACGTGCACTTGGCCCCCCACGCTTTAGACCGGGGCCTGGGCGGGTATGGGGCAGCGCTGGTGGTGGCCGTGGCTGCGGTGGGGGACGCGGGCGCGCGGCTGATCAGCGGCTGGCTGGCGGACCAGGGCTGGGTGCCCCTCTCGCGGCTTCTGCTGGTGTTCGGGGCTCTGACCGGGCTGGGGGTGCTGGCCGTGGGACTGGTGCCCTTGGCGGGGAGCCAGGAGGGCTGCCGGGGGGGCCTGCTGGCCGCGGCTGGGGCCTACGGGCTGAGCGCCGGAAGCTACGCCCCCCTGGTTTTCGGTGTGCTCCCGGGGCTAGTGGGCGTCGGAGATGTCGTACAGGCCACAGGGCTGGTGATGATGCTGATGAGTCTGGGGGGGCTTCTGGGCCCTCCCCTGTCAG GCTTCCTAAGGGACGAGACTGGGGACTTCACCGCCTCCTTCCTCGCCTGCGGCTCTTTCATTCTCTCCGGCAGCTTCATCTACATGGGGCTGCCGGGGGCGCTGCCCTCCTGCCCACCGGCCTCCCCCTCCCGGCAGGCCACCCCTCCTCCCGAGAGGGGGGAGCTGCTCCCGGTTCTTCCGGTCGCCCTGCTCTCCTCGGGAGGCCCTCGATCCACTCTGGACACTACGTGTTGA